One genomic segment of Alkalimarinus alittae includes these proteins:
- a CDS encoding efflux RND transporter permease subunit, whose protein sequence is MNIPSLAIKNHQFTLVVVLLLVALGTASLVNMPRSEDPQFDFPMTMTSVVYPGTNPIDMEKLVVDPIEDAINELEDLHVIRTEIEDGVAIIQTEFIYGSDPDEKYDDVVAAIATIRDELPTNIRRLKTDKVSPADINILQLAVSSPSASYGDLKLTAERLEKKLERVTGVKRVEVKAFPEQQVQVKADLIRLAALDISLPELEQALRASAANIPGGHVNMGQRRFTVQTSGDFSSINDIKRTIVRSSGDHVVYIQDIADVSFGDDLPSYLARHQGVRSVFVTVIQRKGSNIFNVTSALNEEIERFKPSLDQSINIETVVSQSHSVDKRVGEFFNNLLQGLILVGIATILVLGLRASFVVVLAIPMSILIGIGWLDISGYGIQQMSIAGLVIALGLLVDNAIVVTENVGRFMREGHDRLTSAVRGSSQVAWAVVSGTLTTILAFFPILLLPSHSGTFIRSMPVTVVITLIASLIIALMLTPLMASRFLKQGNNTNKARTKQHDLCNDTPDKDAPWALKQINRFAQGPYHRMLSFTLKRPWVIMIISVAVLVSTLTLFKSVGVSLFPKAEKAQILVNIETAEGSSFDKTYALAVKVENIIAKHPEVTSVTTNIGKGNPRVYYNITPKREVPNYAQVYVQLEDTGIYQDVEAFVSILRDEFKSLPAARVTVQEFMQGPPYVAPIAVRIMGDDLDALRTVAVDIESLVKETKGTVNVDNPVARHKVDIRININRDKAARLQIPIHTIDQAIRTALVGQTVGSYRDEQGEDYDIVIRSAGAKSPHFDALRDVNLKSPTGGMIMLGHLVDVEMESIIPRFQHHNLERMARVTADVDTGYQTEAVTNAIIDKLDQYSWPEGIHYVIGGEQENRKESFGGMLQALIIALLGIFAVLVLQFRSFVQPLIIFAAIPFAITGAILGLWMTGYTFSFTAFIGLTSLVGIVVNNSIILVDYANQIRGSAKAEIESKQDIANAIIESGKTRLLPILLTTMTTIGGLLPLTLSGSSMWSPMGWAIIGGLIVSTLLTLFVVPVLYQSLSKPEARP, encoded by the coding sequence ATGAACATTCCATCTCTTGCTATTAAAAACCACCAGTTCACGCTAGTGGTTGTTTTACTTCTTGTGGCACTGGGTACCGCATCACTCGTTAATATGCCTCGTTCTGAAGATCCTCAGTTTGACTTTCCAATGACGATGACGAGCGTTGTTTATCCCGGCACCAACCCTATCGACATGGAAAAACTCGTTGTCGACCCGATAGAAGACGCCATAAACGAACTAGAAGACCTTCACGTCATTCGTACAGAAATTGAAGACGGTGTAGCGATCATCCAAACCGAGTTTATATACGGTAGCGATCCCGACGAAAAGTATGATGATGTTGTGGCGGCAATAGCCACCATTAGAGATGAATTACCCACCAATATTCGTCGCCTAAAAACCGATAAAGTGTCTCCCGCTGATATCAATATTTTGCAATTAGCCGTCAGTTCGCCTAGCGCTAGTTACGGCGACTTAAAGTTAACAGCTGAGCGTCTTGAAAAAAAACTTGAGCGAGTCACCGGTGTAAAGCGCGTTGAAGTTAAAGCATTCCCTGAACAACAGGTGCAAGTAAAAGCTGACCTTATTCGGCTAGCCGCTCTCGACATCTCTTTACCTGAGTTAGAGCAAGCTCTACGCGCCTCTGCAGCCAATATTCCTGGTGGCCACGTCAATATGGGGCAGCGACGATTCACGGTTCAAACGAGCGGCGACTTCAGCAGTATTAATGATATTAAACGCACCATCGTTCGTTCTAGTGGTGACCATGTGGTCTACATTCAAGATATCGCGGATGTATCCTTTGGCGACGACCTACCGAGTTACCTCGCTCGACATCAAGGCGTTCGCTCTGTTTTTGTAACCGTCATTCAGCGAAAAGGCAGCAATATTTTTAATGTCACTAGCGCATTAAATGAAGAAATCGAACGCTTTAAACCTTCTCTCGATCAGTCAATCAACATTGAGACCGTAGTGAGCCAAAGCCACAGTGTTGATAAGCGAGTAGGTGAGTTTTTTAATAACCTGCTGCAAGGGCTTATTCTGGTCGGGATCGCAACCATATTAGTGCTAGGCCTTCGTGCATCGTTTGTGGTGGTGCTCGCTATTCCAATGTCTATTCTCATTGGTATTGGTTGGCTCGATATTTCAGGGTACGGCATTCAGCAGATGTCTATTGCCGGTCTAGTTATTGCGCTAGGCTTGTTGGTCGATAATGCCATTGTGGTGACTGAAAATGTAGGCCGGTTTATGCGCGAAGGCCATGATCGACTCACCAGTGCCGTTAGAGGGTCATCACAGGTTGCTTGGGCTGTAGTGAGTGGCACCTTAACCACTATTTTAGCGTTTTTCCCCATCTTATTGCTGCCAAGCCATTCCGGCACCTTTATACGATCAATGCCGGTTACTGTGGTCATTACACTTATTGCCTCTTTAATCATCGCGCTGATGCTCACCCCATTAATGGCTAGCCGCTTTCTTAAACAAGGCAATAACACCAATAAAGCGAGAACCAAACAGCACGACCTCTGTAATGATACTCCTGATAAAGACGCACCATGGGCATTAAAACAAATTAACCGATTTGCTCAAGGTCCCTATCATCGGATGCTCTCGTTTACGCTGAAACGGCCTTGGGTCATTATGATCATCTCGGTTGCGGTGTTAGTTTCAACCCTAACCCTATTTAAAAGTGTCGGGGTCAGCTTGTTTCCAAAAGCTGAAAAAGCACAAATTTTGGTTAATATTGAAACTGCTGAAGGTTCAAGCTTTGATAAAACCTATGCGCTAGCCGTTAAAGTAGAAAATATTATTGCCAAACACCCTGAAGTCACTAGCGTGACCACGAATATAGGTAAAGGTAATCCGCGGGTCTATTACAACATCACCCCTAAGCGAGAAGTCCCGAACTACGCTCAAGTATATGTGCAGCTAGAAGATACCGGCATTTACCAAGACGTCGAAGCCTTTGTTTCAATTTTGCGCGATGAATTTAAGAGCTTACCTGCTGCTAGAGTCACTGTGCAGGAGTTCATGCAAGGGCCTCCCTATGTTGCCCCCATAGCAGTTCGAATCATGGGTGACGACCTTGACGCACTGCGAACAGTCGCTGTTGACATTGAGAGCCTTGTTAAAGAAACAAAAGGGACCGTTAATGTAGATAACCCCGTGGCACGCCATAAAGTGGATATTCGTATCAACATCAACCGAGATAAAGCGGCGCGCTTACAGATACCTATCCATACCATTGATCAAGCCATTCGCACCGCTTTAGTAGGTCAAACGGTCGGCTCTTACCGTGATGAACAAGGTGAAGACTATGACATTGTCATTCGCAGCGCAGGGGCAAAATCGCCTCACTTCGATGCGCTGAGAGATGTTAATCTTAAATCCCCCACAGGCGGCATGATCATGCTTGGGCATCTAGTTGATGTTGAAATGGAAAGCATTATTCCTCGATTCCAGCATCACAATCTAGAGCGCATGGCACGCGTCACAGCCGATGTAGATACCGGCTACCAAACTGAAGCCGTCACCAACGCGATTATCGACAAACTCGACCAATATAGCTGGCCAGAAGGGATCCACTACGTCATCGGTGGCGAGCAAGAAAACCGTAAAGAGTCTTTTGGAGGCATGCTTCAGGCACTCATTATTGCCCTACTCGGCATCTTTGCTGTACTTGTTCTACAGTTTAGATCTTTTGTTCAACCACTTATTATATTTGCAGCAATACCCTTTGCGATAACCGGCGCAATATTAGGGTTATGGATGACCGGCTACACCTTTTCATTCACCGCATTTATAGGGCTAACCTCGTTAGTCGGTATCGTGGTTAACAACTCCATCATACTGGTCGATTACGCAAACCAAATCAGAGGCTCAGCTAAAGCAGAAATAGAAAGTAAGCAAGATATTGCCAATGCCATTATTGAATCCGGTAAAACTCGCCTTCTTCCGATTTTACTGACTACCATGACCACTATTGGCGGCTTACTTCCCTTAACATTGAGCGGCTCCTCTATGTGGTCTCCTATGGGGTGGGCTATCATTGGCGGGCTAATCGTCTCTACACTGTTGACGCTGTTTGTAGTGCCGGTACTCTATCAGTCACTGTCGAAGCCCGAAGCAAGACCCTAA